The window AGATCAGTTTTCCATTCTTTATTTAATTTTTCAATAAAATAAGCAGAAAGAAGCGGTGATGCTTTTTCGATATTTTGATGAACGAAAAAATAAAGATTCTGCAATCCTTCTTTTTTCCATGTTGTTAGATGTCTCAACCAATCGTCTAATCTTTGGTAGTCGCTTTCTGCATTGGCACCAACGTATCTTATAAAAGCATTTGGAGTCGTCAGTCTCATATGAAGCATATCTCGCCTTCCAGCCGTATCTACAATGATATTGGTAATATTATTTTGTTCAAAAAGTTCACAGGTTTTATCAAAAATTTCTTCATCAGTAAACCATTCCGTATTTCTGAGTTCAAAGGCTAAAGGTACTTCTTTGGGCCATTTATTCACAAATTGCTCCAGTCTTTCATAATCTTTAGGTTTAAAATTATCATGAAGCTGAAGAAAAACCATTCCCAATTTTTCATCAAAATTAAGAACTGCTGTTGCAAATTGTGTTACTACATCATCAATGTTCAGAAGTCTTCTGAAATGTGAAACCGTATTGGTGATTTTTGGGAAAAACTTAAAATCTGCAGGTGTTTTTTCCTTCCATGTTAAAACCTGTTCAGAACTAGGCATTCCATAAAACGTTGCATTCAATTCAATTGAATTAAATTGTGTAGAATAATAAGCCAATTCGTCTTTG is drawn from Chryseobacterium muglaense and contains these coding sequences:
- a CDS encoding DUF72 domain-containing protein, with protein sequence MKFGQVEDPSQIDFTLPKDHSKTKEILKQNKKGLENISIGCAKWNKTDLKGFYPKGTKDELAYYSTQFNSIELNATFYGMPSSEQVLTWKEKTPADFKFFPKITNTVSHFRRLLNIDDVVTQFATAVLNFDEKLGMVFLQLHDNFKPKDYERLEQFVNKWPKEVPLAFELRNTEWFTDEEIFDKTCELFEQNNITNIIVDTAGRRDMLHMRLTTPNAFIRYVGANAESDYQRLDDWLRHLTTWKKEGLQNLYFFVHQNIEKASPLLSAYFIEKLNKEWKTDLPVPKMGQENMPNLF